AAAAGTATTATATAATTTAAAAAGGTACAATGAAGCTAAAAAATTATGTTTAGAGGCAGAAAAAATAAAACCAAAGGGATTAAGTGATTCTCATCCTAGTTTTATTCTTCCCAAACAGAATTTAACAAGAATTCATTATGCCTGTGGAGAATTTGAAACTGGATTGAAAAAAATTGAAGAAGCCTTTGAACTTGCTGAAAATTTTTACAAAGATAAGAATGATAAGGATAATATTTATTATATCGCTAGTTTATTGAATTTGTCCAATGCCCGTTATATTTATGGACTATTTAAAAACGATAAAGAATGTCTTAATAAGGCAGAAGAGGGATATATCAAAATTCTTAAACTTTCAATGAAATATGGGCCGGTTAATGGATTGCATTGCCTTTATATGGGGGCTGTTCTAAATTTAAGCAGATTATATTTAGATTCAAAGTATTTAGATCCAAAGAATCCTAAAAAAGGGTTGGATTTGTATAATAAAAAACTGGAGGTCAATATTGAAGAAATATGTTGCCCATATGATAAAGGTCCTCTTATTGACAAGTTAAAGAATTCTGGTAGATTCTTGAGATCCAATAAGAAATCCGTTAAAATTAAGTTTATTGATTTAATAGAACTCGCAAAAGAGAATACGGAACAAGATTATTTGAATCTTTGCTGTTTTTACGATGAAATTATTATTCAATACAAAGAAATAAAAAAATATTGTAATGGGATGAAAAATTGTGATGAGATAAAAAAGAATGATCAAATCATTGATTATTCCAAAAAATATGAACAGTTATATTATTACAAAATTAAGGTTGAAATTTTAACAACAGACCATCTCCCCACCCTAAATACCTTTTTTAATTTGGCAACGTATTTTTAATATTTAAAAAAATTAAATTTATTTCCCTCTAATTTTTATATACTGATTTTTTCAATCATTTAATTTATCAAAAAATCCTTTCATCTAAACAAAATTCCGGATTCTCCGGAATTGTTGATATTGCTTTTATTTGAAGAATAGGAGGGCCGTATAGGTCTTGATATTTGTAAGTCCTGATTAAAAAATTTAAAAGAATCTGGTTCAATCCACTCACCCTTTTAGTGGGGGTATTGGATTTGAACTCCAAATGCTGATCTGAGGATTTTAAAGTTTTAAATTATCAATCAGAACTGCTCTCTTTAATCTGTCCGAGAATCTGTTTTCTTATCTCTTTGATCTCTTCAAGCGCCTTGTCCCTGGTATCCAGATCTCCTCTTTCATGTGCAGCCGTCGCTATATCGGTCAGCTGGATAATGAGTGAAAACGTTTCACCGTCTTCAAGGATCTTTTTTGAGATCATATATGCTTGAATTATTTGCCCTTTTAAAGTTTATATAATAAATGGTAATGGCTTATTTTATTGGAATTTGGTCTCAATCAGGGTTTTTGCGAATTTATCCGTAAAATAAGCATGAGTATATCCGGCGAGAATATTATTGGTATAGATCCCGTCTTTTCCGTCTTCTATTCCCCTGCCTCTCTTCAGTTTTAGCGCATATTTAACATCCTCAAGTCCGGTCAGTCTTGTATAATGGAATTCATGCCCCCTGTAGCATGTGCCTTTGGGTATTATGCAGTCTGAAACAGTACATTCGGCATCGACATATCCGAGTGCCTGGAACCTGTCCATCTTTATGGTCTCTGCGGGAATAAGCCCGCACATCTTTGATTTTTTGCCGTCGATCTCTATTCTTTCTGTGAGATATGTCAGGCCGCCGCATTCTGCATATACAGGCATTCCGGAGTCTGCAGCCTTTTTAACATCTTCCCTGCATTTCGATCCCTCAAGCTCTTCTCCGAAAAGTTCCGGATAGCCCCCGCCGAAATAAAGTGCGTCGACATCAGGCAGCCTGCCGGATATAGGGCTGAAGAAGATCAGTTCTGCCCCGTTACGCCTTAGAAGATCGAAATTATCCGCATAATAAAAGTTGAACGCCCTGTCATAGGCAACCCCGATCCTTATTTTACAGTCCCCGGATGCTTTTTCCCCGTCGGTTTCTTTATAATCGAAATTGCTTTTTGCATCTTCAATTATTTCATCTATGTTACAGTTATCCTCCAGCACATCTCCGAACTCCGAGATCGAACTGGTCTCATAGGCCATCTGTATTCCGAGGTGACGGCTTTCCACACTTTTCCCTTTCTCGAACGGAATCCACCCGTATGCTTTTTTGACAACCGAACATTCGATCATCTCCCTGTGGCGGGGGCTTCCGATCCGGTTGTAGATGACTCCGGTGATATCTATGTTCCTGTCAAAGATATCAAAGCCCTTCACAACCGCGTTTATGCTCCTTGAGCTTCCTTTCGTATCGGCAACAAGGACAACGGGGCAACCGAGTATCTTCGAGACATGTGCAGTGCTTCCGTAATCTTCGCCTTCAAGCCCGTCATAAAGGCCCATTACACCCTCTATTACAGCTATGTCGGCTCCTTCACATGCCCTGACAAATGTATCGATTACCCCGTCTTCCTCCATCATGAACGGATCGAGGTTTCTTGAGTGCCGTCCGCATATCGCAGTGTGATGTGTGGGATCGATGAAGTCAGGACCCACCTTGAATGGCTGTACCCTAAGTCCTCTCTTTACAAGTGCAGACATAAGAGCACCTGCAATTGTGGTTTTTCCGCATCCGCTGTGGGTGCCTGCAATAATTATGGCGGGGATCATTAGGATCAGTTATCGCCGGTATGGTATTATTCTTTTGTGTTTTTTGCATAATTAACTGATTTTGGGTTTTTTGAGGATTCCTAAAAAAGTAAAAATAAATAGTTTTAGACCTAACTATTTTTTGTTAGATCCAATTTAATTGGGTTTGGTAATTTATTATTGAGGAGGTAATGAAAAATGCATATTATGGAGGGTTTTCTTCCAAGTCCCTGGTGGGAGATTTGGTGGATTATTGCACTTCCGTGTTTAATATACGGTTGCTATAAACTGAAGAAACTGATGGAGGAGAATCGCGAGGTTCTTCCGCTTCTAGGAGTCGCAGGAGGTTTCATATTCGTTCTTTCGGCTCTTAAGTTACCGTCCGTTACAGGTAGTTGTTCGCATCCTACCGGAACCGCACTCTCGGCGATATCGTTCGGCCCGTGGATTACAACCGTGCTCGGTTTTATCGTTCTGCTCTTCCAGGCGCTCTTCCTTGCACATGGTGGTATCACAACACTCGGCGCCAACATGTTCTCGATGGCAATTGTAGGTCCGTTTGTCGGTTACTGGGTATTCAAAGGTCTTGACAAGATTAACTTCAACTTCTTTGCTAACGTGTTCGTTGCCGCATTCCTGTGCGATCTCGTCACTTACTGTGTAACATCGCTTGAGCTTGCACTTGCATTCCCGGCGACCGCCGGAGGACTCCTGGCATCCTTCGCAGCTTTCCTTGGTGTCTTTGCAATTACCCAGGTTCCGCTTGCGATTGTCGAAGGTTTCGTGTTCGTGGTTATCTTCAAGTACATCATCATACTCAAGCCCGAGCTTCTGGTTAAGATGAAAGTCATGACCCAGGAGAAGATGGACAAAGTTAAGGGAGGAATTGAAGAATGAAATATCTTTACGAGACAATTGCAGTGATCGCGATTATCGTTTTCATTGGCATATTCCTGTATACGGATACCATGGTTCAGGCTTCGGGCGAGGAAGGCTGGGCAGGAACCGACGGCGTAGGGTCGGAAATGATCGAGGCTCAGGGATATGTGCCCTGGATAGATAACTCCGACTACACGTTCACTCCTCCGTCAGGAGAGATCGAATCCTGTCTCTTCGCACTTCAGGCTACATTCGGCGGTCTTTTGATCGGCTGGATATTCGGCTCGTGGTACACAGAGAGAAAAATTAAAAAGACTACAAATTAACTATTTTTAGAATTGTGAACTGATGTATTACGAATTGTTGGAAGATATAGCGCAGGAAAGTCGTATAAGGGATGTAAATCCTGCAGTTAAACTGGTGCTGGGTCTCGGTTGCATACTTATCTGCATATCTTCCAACAGCTTTCTGACTCCGCTTTTAATAGCAGTGGCGATAAGCCTTGTTACGATATTCATCGGCGGTATAAGTCCGCGTTTTTACCTGAAGCTGCTCCTGATCCCTCTGGGATTCGCAATTTTCAGTGTCATCGTGATAATTTTTCTTAGAAACAGCGGCGATGTAGTTTTTTCATACAACCTGTTCGGGGTGCTCAACCTGACTGCGACGAAAGGGAGCCTGAACGAGGGCATTCTTGTATTCTCCCGCGTCTTCGGTGGAATGTGTTCGCTGTTTTTCATCTCGCTGACTACCCCGACGACAGAGACTTTTACTCTCGCGAAGAAATGCAGGGTTCCGGATTTTCTCCTCGAACTTTCGATGCTCATCTACAGGTTCATTTTCATCCTGATCGAGCAGGCGGAGATGATACACAGTGCACAGGTCATGCGGCTGGCTTATGGGAGGAGAAAGGGTTCGGTCAACTCTTTCGGGATGATGGCGGGAGCTCTTTTCATCAACTCATGGGACGCGGGGGAGAGGCTTATCGGTGCAATGGATGCAAGGTGTTATAACGGCAAATTTTCGATCATGGGAGAACAGAGTAGTTTCTTCTGTCCTGCTTTACTGCTGTCGGTGATCTTCCTGTCCGTTTTCGTCGTGGTGATGATAATGACGAACAATATTAATTTTTACGGAGGCATTATCCAGTGAAAAGTATCATCCGGTTAAAAGATGTTGAATTCAGCTATCCCAACGGCCAGAAGGCGCTTAAGGGAATCAATTTGGAGATCTTTGAAGGAGAAAAGATCGCCCTCGTAGGATCGAACGGTGCAGGAAAATCGACACTCCTCCTTATGCTGAACGGAATGCTGAAGCCTGGTTCCGGGACTGTCTTTTTTAAGGGCGAACCTGTTTCATATACCCGCAATAAATTAAGGGACCTGAGAAAAAACGTCGGTTTTGTATTCCAGAATCCTGATCACCAGATAATTGCCCCGACTGTATTCCAGGATGTTGCATTCGGCCCGGTGAATCTTGACTATGAGGAGGACGAGATAAAACAGGCTGTTTCCGAGGCGCTGATGTACGTGGATCTTTCAGGCTTCGAGCGCCGTCCTCCACATCAGCTTTCCGGGGGAGAGAAGAAGAAGGTGGCGATAGCCGGTATTCTGGCTATGAACCCCGACGTGCTTGTATTCGATGAGCCGACAAGCGCCCTCGATCCCGCAAGCTCCGAAGGCATCATGGAGCTGCTCGACGAACTGAACCATGAAGGAAAGACCACCATAATTTCGACCCATGACGTCGAACTGGCATATCCGTGGGCCGACAGGATCATCCTGATGAACGACGGCATGATACTAAGTTGTAGTAATCCTTCCGGCGCCTTCTCCGATGAAAAGATACTGCGGGATGCAAAATTATCGAGACCTGTCCTGCTCGAACTTTATCATTCCCTGTTCGAGATGGATATGCTTCCCGAAGCGGAGAGCCCCCCGAAATCTGTTCTTGATTTTGTTCATCTGGTGGAGAGAGAGAACGGTGCAAATGATAAAGGCAAAAGCGAAAGGTGCGGTTCCATATATCTGGTCGATGCAGACAGGCTTGGCGACAGATCCCTGAAGGAGTGTCTCGAATCACTCACGGTCGATTTTGTCGGTGCGATGGGTTCTTACGCCAAGAAGAAGGCTGAAACCGACGGGATCGATCTGAATTTCACATACGGTGTCATCGATAAATGCCTGCTAAAGGCAATATCCGGGCAGAACAGTATGATTATTACAACCGGTGGGATGATCAAAAGAGTAATTGATCGTGTCAATGGGTTCTGTGAGGAGAGCGGGAAACAGGTCGATGTCGTTTCTATGGACGAATTTGTGGGACTGTCTTGATTTTACCGGTTGGGTATAAGCCCCTGACGGGGCAACCCGGACGCAGTTTGCTCCGCAAAACTGCGTAAAGATGATAACCCGGCCTGGACGCTACCCCTCCGGGTAGCCTCGGCCGGGAATTAAATAAGTCAGAATATTTATCATTTTTTTTGAAGAAGATCTCTGGAGCCGGAGGGATGCTTGTCCATCCCGAAGGTGACTTATCACAATTTGCGAAAGTTTGCGCAGCAAACTGAGCACCGGGCTGCCCCGAAGGGGCTTATGCCCTTATTATTCACAGAACATTAAAGGAAAAAACCGGGCTTATGCCCAAAAAAATTCTCAAAAATTTCGTGAAAAATGATCTGATGAGGGGCTTAAGCCCCTAAAGTCACAAAATGATATCTTAAAAATCCCCGACAAAAAGAACGAACAACCCCGTCCGCGGAGAAGGAGGATTCCTGACATCCCCTTTCTGAATGTTCTCGTCCGGGTACCCGAGCCGTTCGCAGACAGCGATTTTGCAATCCGGAGATCCAACCAACAGCCTCTCTGCAAGTTTTTCAGTACTGAACTCCGGGTCTGCAATTATGAATACGATCTTTCCTCTTGAAATGTCAAAGCAGATCTCATCGAACGCCTTTTCGTGATCCTTCGCATGAGCGTTTACGATAGTCGTCTTTGTCATCGGGATCTTCAGTTTTGCACAGGCGTACTGGTACGATGAAATCCCCGACACTATCTCACCGTCAAGATACCCGAGACCCGCGAGCATCGGATCTCCTGTCGAAAGGATCACCGCATTGTCGGGTAGCGTCCTGAGGCTCTTGTAATCCGAGATTATCCGGGCATCGCACTCTTTTCCTATATGGGCAGATGCCAGTTCCAATGCTCTTTCCGAGCCGTAGATAAGATCAGCACTCTCAATGGCACTGATGGCTTCTTCCGTGAGCATCCCCGGTCCGCATCCAACCCCTACAATCTTCATCCTGAATCTCCGATAATTTCACCGTTGCGCCCGATGATCATGACTCTCATACCAGGCATCTTCTTCTTATAATCATTAAGATTTTCTTTGAGAATCGATTCCCATCTCTCCGACATTGTCAGCTCCTCAACAGTCTTGTATCCCGTTCCGTCAAGAATCTCCGGATTGATGAACTTGAGGATGAGCGCCGGGAGCCCGCAGAGTATTGCCCTGCCCATCGCTGCCTCGATCGCTCTTCCCATGAATTTCCCGACAAGAACCACTTCGTTGTCAGGGAAGAGCATCCTCGAGTACCTGAGGCCCGTTCTTCCGGTCGTCAGGACCGGGGTGTCAGTATTTTTGATTCTGTCGAATACGTCTTCCGAGAGGTGATCGGCCCAGGGTTCAACAAGTCCGGTAGACCCGAGAACCGAAACACCACCCATCACCCCTACCTTCGGGTTGAGAGTCTGTTCGCCGATCTCTTTTCCTTTCGGAATGCTGAGTTCGACGGAGACACCGTTAAGGTTCAGGACCTCTGCCGCCTCTCCTATCGATCGGAGGATCGCATTCATTGCCGGATGGCTTATCGCAGGATCGCCTTTTTTGTATCTCGGGGTCTCCCTCTCGAAACGTCCGATCCCTTCTCCGGCGGTAAAATCAATTCCTGATCCGGTCTCAACGGCTTTGGCAGAAAACTGAAGGCCGGATGTTATATCGTTTTTGTAATCCCCGGAATATTTGTATGCAGTCCCTGTCCCGTCTTTTCCTTCGGCCTTTACTCCAAAACGGAGATTGCACGACAGCAGAATATCGACTTCCGATACAGGCGTTCTGAGGGACAGAACTGCCGCTTTGCATGCGGCGGCAGCGGTAGTTCCCGTAGTAAATCCTCTTTTAAGTATCTCTCCCGTCGAGGTAAGTATGGCAAGACCCCTTCTGACAAGTTCCAGGGCCTCTTCATCTCTGCAAAGCCTGACCCAGTCTTCGGGGTACTCAAAACCGGTTACGGGATCAATTACCTTCATCAGATCTGCTGTTTTTCAATAAACATCGTGATAATCTCGTTCATCGAGGCAACCGCAGGAGGAGTTCCTCC
Above is a window of Methanolacinia paynteri DNA encoding:
- a CDS encoding cobyrinate a,c-diamide synthase, with the translated sequence MIPAIIIAGTHSGCGKTTIAGALMSALVKRGLRVQPFKVGPDFIDPTHHTAICGRHSRNLDPFMMEEDGVIDTFVRACEGADIAVIEGVMGLYDGLEGEDYGSTAHVSKILGCPVVLVADTKGSSRSINAVVKGFDIFDRNIDITGVIYNRIGSPRHREMIECSVVKKAYGWIPFEKGKSVESRHLGIQMAYETSSISEFGDVLEDNCNIDEIIEDAKSNFDYKETDGEKASGDCKIRIGVAYDRAFNFYYADNFDLLRRNGAELIFFSPISGRLPDVDALYFGGGYPELFGEELEGSKCREDVKKAADSGMPVYAECGGLTYLTERIEIDGKKSKMCGLIPAETIKMDRFQALGYVDAECTVSDCIIPKGTCYRGHEFHYTRLTGLEDVKYALKLKRGRGIEDGKDGIYTNNILAGYTHAYFTDKFAKTLIETKFQ
- a CDS encoding energy-coupling factor ABC transporter permease — translated: MHIMEGFLPSPWWEIWWIIALPCLIYGCYKLKKLMEENREVLPLLGVAGGFIFVLSALKLPSVTGSCSHPTGTALSAISFGPWITTVLGFIVLLFQALFLAHGGITTLGANMFSMAIVGPFVGYWVFKGLDKINFNFFANVFVAAFLCDLVTYCVTSLELALAFPATAGGLLASFAAFLGVFAITQVPLAIVEGFVFVVIFKYIIILKPELLVKMKVMTQEKMDKVKGGIEE
- a CDS encoding energy-coupling factor ABC transporter substrate-binding protein; protein product: MKYLYETIAVIAIIVFIGIFLYTDTMVQASGEEGWAGTDGVGSEMIEAQGYVPWIDNSDYTFTPPSGEIESCLFALQATFGGLLIGWIFGSWYTERKIKKTTN
- the cbiQ gene encoding cobalt ECF transporter T component CbiQ, which gives rise to MLEDIAQESRIRDVNPAVKLVLGLGCILICISSNSFLTPLLIAVAISLVTIFIGGISPRFYLKLLLIPLGFAIFSVIVIIFLRNSGDVVFSYNLFGVLNLTATKGSLNEGILVFSRVFGGMCSLFFISLTTPTTETFTLAKKCRVPDFLLELSMLIYRFIFILIEQAEMIHSAQVMRLAYGRRKGSVNSFGMMAGALFINSWDAGERLIGAMDARCYNGKFSIMGEQSSFFCPALLLSVIFLSVFVVVMIMTNNINFYGGIIQ
- a CDS encoding energy-coupling factor ABC transporter ATP-binding protein encodes the protein MKSIIRLKDVEFSYPNGQKALKGINLEIFEGEKIALVGSNGAGKSTLLLMLNGMLKPGSGTVFFKGEPVSYTRNKLRDLRKNVGFVFQNPDHQIIAPTVFQDVAFGPVNLDYEEDEIKQAVSEALMYVDLSGFERRPPHQLSGGEKKKVAIAGILAMNPDVLVFDEPTSALDPASSEGIMELLDELNHEGKTTIISTHDVELAYPWADRIILMNDGMILSCSNPSGAFSDEKILRDAKLSRPVLLELYHSLFEMDMLPEAESPPKSVLDFVHLVERENGANDKGKSERCGSIYLVDADRLGDRSLKECLESLTVDFVGAMGSYAKKKAETDGIDLNFTYGVIDKCLLKAISGQNSMIITTGGMIKRVIDRVNGFCEESGKQVDVVSMDEFVGLS
- a CDS encoding cobalt-precorrin-7 (C(5))-methyltransferase, with product MKIVGVGCGPGMLTEEAISAIESADLIYGSERALELASAHIGKECDARIISDYKSLRTLPDNAVILSTGDPMLAGLGYLDGEIVSGISSYQYACAKLKIPMTKTTIVNAHAKDHEKAFDEICFDISRGKIVFIIADPEFSTEKLAERLLVGSPDCKIAVCERLGYPDENIQKGDVRNPPSPRTGLFVLFVGDF
- a CDS encoding cobalt-precorrin-5B (C(1))-methyltransferase, yielding MKVIDPVTGFEYPEDWVRLCRDEEALELVRRGLAILTSTGEILKRGFTTGTTAAAACKAAVLSLRTPVSEVDILLSCNLRFGVKAEGKDGTGTAYKYSGDYKNDITSGLQFSAKAVETGSGIDFTAGEGIGRFERETPRYKKGDPAISHPAMNAILRSIGEAAEVLNLNGVSVELSIPKGKEIGEQTLNPKVGVMGGVSVLGSTGLVEPWADHLSEDVFDRIKNTDTPVLTTGRTGLRYSRMLFPDNEVVLVGKFMGRAIEAAMGRAILCGLPALILKFINPEILDGTGYKTVEELTMSERWESILKENLNDYKKKMPGMRVMIIGRNGEIIGDSG